The Haloferax volcanii DS2 DNA segment TCGTCGCAGAGCTGACGGAGGTCGTCGGCGACCGCCGGGCCGCGGCGCTTCAGCCCCTCGGGGAACTGGAGGCCGACGCGCTTGGCGTCGCGTTCCTCGATGGCTTCGACGATCTGTTCGAGTTCGTAGTCCCACTCCCGGTCGTGCTTGAGCGACATCCCGGTGTTTCGAAGGTCTCCCTCCGAGGTGGCGTCCTGGCTCATTGCCCCATCGTTGCGGACGGAGCCGTTTAACCACCGCGCTTCCCCACGAGCGAGCGTCACACACCCACACGCGAGTCGACCGGCGGTGCGGCGCCCGCGACGGTGTCACCCGGTTACCCGCCCGTCACTCGGGGATTCAAGGCTCGCGGCGGCCTACCGGTGTCCATGTCGGACATCCCCCTCGAACACGTCCACGTCGAACCGTCGGAACCGGGCGACGGGCCGGCTCCCGCCGTCGTCTTGCTCCACGGCCGCGGCTCGAACGAACAGGACCTCCTATCTATCGCACAGGAGTTCCCCGACCACGTCCACGTCGTGAGCCTCCGCGCGCCCGACCGTCTGCAAGGCGGCTACACCTGGTACGAACTCGACCTCTCGGGGGGCGGTCTCCACGAGAGCCAACCCCACGCCGAGCAGTTCGAACGCTCGCGGAATCTCGTCCGCGAGGCCATCGCCGGCGCGGTCGAAGCGTACGACATCGACCCCGACCGAATCGGCCTCCTCGGCTTCAGTCAGGGCGCGATTACCAGCCTGTCGCTCCTCCTCGACGACCCCGACGACTACGCGTGGGTCGTCGCGCTCCACGGCTACCTCGCGGACTCCCACGCCGACCTCGACCCCGACGGCATCGCGGGCAAACCGGTGTTCGTCGGCGGCGGGTCGATGGACCAGATCATCCCGACTTCGCGGGTCGAACGCGCCGCCGAGCGCCTCCGCGAACTCGGCGCTGACGTGACGGCGAACGTCTACAACGCGCCCCACGGCGTCGGCCCGGACGAACTGCAGGACGTGGTCGCGTTCGTCGACGCCCACGTCTGAGCGCGCCTGGCGCTCGAAACGCTCGCGCCGTCGCCTTCCCCGTTCGGCAGGTTGAAACCGCTCGCACCCCAACGCGCGGCTATGAGCACGCAGACGACGCGGCTCGAAGAACTCGGGCGCGAACTCGGCGAAGCCATCGCCGACCATCCGAAGTACGAAGCCTACGAGGAGGCGAAAGCCGCCGTCGAAGCCGACGACGACGTGCAGGAGCTCATCACGGAGTTCAACCAGCTTCGGGAGGAGTTCAACGTCTCCCGGCAGATGGGCGAAGCGACCCAAGAGGGGCTCCGGAAGGTCCAAGCGGCACAGGAAGAGCTCCACTCCGAGCCCGTGATGGAGGAGTACCTCCTCGCGCAGGCCGAACTCGTCGGCGAGTTAGAGAAGATTAACGAGGCCATCTCGGAGCCGCTCGCGGTCGACTTCGGCGGCGAGGCCGGCGGTTGCTGTAACGACTAAGCTCGGCTCGACCCGGCTCGCTCGACTCGTTTTCGCCGCAGGTTCAAGTGCCAAGCCGGGGCCAACCCCGGCTATGTTGGCAATCGCGGGCGGCAAGGGCGGCAGCGGGAAGACCACGACGACCCTCGGACTGGCGAGCGCGCTCGACGGCCCGGTGCTCGCCGTCGACGCCGACAGGGACATGCCGAACCTCCACACGATGGCCGGCGTCGGACGACCGGTGGACGCCGCCTCTGGCGCACCCGTACGGGAGCCGTCGGTTCGGTCGCATCCGACCGACTCGACCGTCTCCGTGCTGCCGGCACCCGCCGGGACCGACGACGACGCCTTCGAGCGGTGGCTCCGAACCGCCGCGGGCGACGAGCGGCGTGCGGTCGTCGACTGTCCCGCGGGAGCCGGCCCCGACGCCGCCGTCCCGCTCCGCGTCGCCGACGGCGTGGTCGTCGTGTCGCCGCTGTGCGCGCCGGCGCTCCGCGACGCGGCGAAGACGGCCGCGATGGCGCGGGCGCTCGGCACCCCGGTTGTCGGATGTGTCATCTCTCGGTCACGAGTGGCTCCCGAGGCGGTGTCCGACCTCGTGGGCGCGCCGGTGCTCGGGACCGTTCCCGAGGAGTCGTCGCCAGTACTCACTCGGCCGACAGTTCGGGCCGCGTACCGTCGGATAGCCGACAAGATACCGGGGAAGAAGTAATATGAGCGACCCCCTTACACACGGTTATGTCTCGACTGGCGACGGGAATCGACGTGCTCGACCGCCAACTGGGCGGGGGCATTCCCGCGGGGAGCATCGTCCACCTCGCCGCCGACCCGGCCAGCCAGTCAGAGCTGTTTTTACACGAACTGACGACCACGCGAGGGACGCTGTGGCTGACGACGATTCGCTCCGCCGAGGCCGTCTCCGACGCGCTCGACCGAAGTCCCGGACCGGCCGGAACCCCCACGGTCCGCGACGTGGGCGGCGACGCGCCGCTCGACACGGCGAACAGCCTGGTCCGTGACCTGCCGGAGGGCGCGAATCTCATCATCGACGTGGCGGACGTGCTCGAACGCAACGAGAGCGCCCGCTACCGGAAGTTCCTCAACGACCTCCAGACCCACATGGTCAACACGCGCGGCCTGACCGTCCTCCACGGGCTGAAAGGCGAGTCGGTCCCGGACAACCGCGACCTGACAGAACACATGGCCGACGTGGTGTTCGACCTCGACACGAAGATAGACGGCTCGGAAATCGTCAATCGGCTCGCGGTCCCTAAGTTCCGCGGCGGCCGCGCGCTCGACGAGACCATCAAACTCCGGCTCGCGGAGCGCGTCAGCGTCGACACCAGCCGCGACATCGCCTGAGCGTCGCATCGGCGGCGAGTCGGGTCGGGTCAAGCCGGGTCAAATCAGGCCGGACGGCGGGCGGTTAGAACACGAAGAAGCCGAACGTGCCGAGCGTGACGACCGCAATGAGCGCCATCCACGTTCGGGCGGACAGCGCCGCGCCGCGGGAGAAGACGTAGGCGAAGTACGGTGCGAGCGGCGAGAGGCGGTAGACGAACGGCACCTCGATACCGGCGCCGTATTCGAGCGAGAGCGTCAGTGCGACGGTGCAGACCCCGGCGACGAGCGCGACTTTCACGTCTGTGAGGTCGCGGAACTGGTCCGTCGCGGCGTCGTCTGGCGAAGCCATGGCTACGAGGCGGTCGGAAGGCGAGTATCAAGAAGCCGCCGATTCGCCGGGGCGGCGAGGGCGGCGGAGTCGCTTACTCTTCGTCGGCGTCGAGTTCCGCGGCGAGTTCGTCGGCGTCGATGTCGACGTCCTCGATTGCCTCTTCGATGTCGGCGCCGCCCGCGCCGCCCATCATGCCGCCCATGCCGCCCAGGCCGCCCTCGATGGTCTCCTGGACGATGACGCGGTCGATGTCCAGCCGCTGCATGATGTCCTGCGCAATCTGCTGCTTGGAGAACATCCACTGCTGGTTCATCGTCATCTGCGGCGTCGCCTCGATGTAGAGCGTGTCCTTCTCGACGGTGACGGTCTCCGTCTCGGGTTCGGCGTCTTCATCGTCGTCGTCGGACTCGACGACCTGCTCCTCTTCGACCTCGTCCGTCTGAATCCAGACTTCGGGGGCCTGCTGGAGGTACATGCCGAGGAGGCCGGAGGCCTGCTCCTCGCGGTCGTCGACGAGTTCGAGCACTTCGTACTCGTATTCGAGGTCCTCGCCGGCGAGGGGGTGGTTGAAGTTGACGCGGGCGCGACCGCCGATGATGGTCTCCAGACGGCCCTGGTCGCCGTCGATGGTGACCTGCGCGCCGGGGTAGCGGTCGTCCTCGTCGATTTTGTTGGCGCTGACCGTGCGCACTTCGTCCTCGTCGTACTCGCCGAAGGCGTCGACCGCCGGAATCTCGACGGTGTCCTCGTCGCCCGCCTCGGCACCGATGAGAGCCTCGTCGACCTCGGGGAAGACGTGGCCGGCACCGACGATGACGACGCGGGGCTCGAACTCGTAGCCCTCGACGTCGATCTCGGCCTCTTCGGCCACTTCTTTGTCCGTCGTGTCGACGACGTCGCCGTCCTCGATCGTTCGCACCGTGTACGCGAGGCGGACGAAGTCGCCGTCCTGAATACCGGACTCGACCTCTTCATCGACCTGCTCGGCCTCCGCCTGCTGTTCGTCGCTCATACACGCTACGTGACTCGTGCGACCCTTAAGAATCACGTTTCGCCGTCGCGACGCGTTCGAGGCGGCCAACGACCGGGAACTCGACCCCGAGGGCCGCTATGGGGTCGAATCGCTTATATCATTGTCGATAGTTATAGAAAACGAGGCGTGTTCACATGGCACAAACTGGCTTGTTCCTCGGGTTCGTCCTCGGCGTCGCACTGCTGGCGCTCACCGTGTTTCTGACCGGACGCGGTTGGCGACAGTACTCCGTCACGAGCGTTCCGACGCCGACCGGTGGCGGATCGTCGGGGAACGCGGGCGAAAGCGAGCGCGAGCGCGGGAGCGGGAGCGGGAGCGGGACCGCCGCGCGCCGCTGGGCCGACGACCCGACGGTGCTGTCGCTCGGCTTCGGCGCGGTTGCGGTGCTGTTCGTCGGCGGCAGCACCATCCCCGAGGGCGTGTCGGACGCCGCGGGGCCGGTGCTCGTCGCCGGGACGCTCACCGTCGTGGTCACGTACCTGTTCTACGGGACGTACCACGCCGCGCGGGGGCGCGGGCTGGAGCGGTCGCAGGCGGCGCTTCTCGGGTCGTGGGTGCTCGGCCTGCTGTTCGTCGTCGGCGTCGCGCTCAGGTTGGTGGGCCTCCTCTGAGATGGCGACCTCGTACGCGGGGCGACTCGACCCACGGCACGCGCCGCGGCTGTGGTGGCTCGCGGCGCTCTGCTGGGTCGAGGCGCTCGCCGTCGGGGCGTACCTCTCCGCCGCGCCGGGGCGCGTCGAGAGCCTCCGGTACCTGTTCTATCCGTTCGTCTGGATAACCGTCGGCGCGGCGGCCGTCCTCTGGACCGAGCCACCGCGGGCGCGGCCGGGGGCACCGGCGTCGTGAGCGCGCTCCGGGCGCTCTCGGTCGACATCTCGACGCTGGTGTTCGTCGCCGCCGTCGCCCTGCTCGCGCTCGGACCGTCGCTGGCGGCGCGGGCGCGGCGATGAGCCGACGCGCCGGAAGCATGGTCGGTTCCGCGGTTCGGCGCGGTGCAGTCTGGTTCGCCACGTTCGCGGTCGCCTCGGTCACTTTTTCGACTTCGGCGTTCGCGCACGCCGGCTCGCTGGCCGGGTCGCTCCGCTCGGTCCCGGCCCCGTTCTGGCTCGTCGTCTCCGGCGGCGGCGTCGTCTGCGTCTCCTTTCTGCTGTCAGCGTTCGTCACCGACGACGAGACGCTGGACGCCTTCGAGCGCGCGGGCGTCCGAATCGGAGGGCTCGCCGGAGCCGTCGCAACCGCGGAAGCCGCGCTCAAGCTCCTCGGCGTCGCCGCGCTCGTCCTCGTCGTCGCCTTCGGGCTGTTCGGGCCGCCCGTCGGCATCGCCAACCTCGGCGTCCTGCTCGTGTGGGTCGGCTGGTGGGCCGGGTTCACGATGGCCGCCTACCTCGTCGGGAACGCGTGGCCGCTGGTGAATCCGTGGCGGACGCTCGGCGCGGCGCTTCGGGGTCGATTCGCGACGGGAGGGAGGCTGTCGCGCCCCTACCCCGACCGACTCGGGTCGTGGCCCAGCGTCGCCGGTCTGCTCGGACTCGTCTGGCTGGAGGTCGTCAGTCCGCTCGCGGCGAACCCGCGGGCGCTCGCCGTCGTGGTCGTCGCGTACAGCCTCGTCACCGTCGGCGGCGCGGTCGTCTACGGCGACGCGTGGTTCCGCCGCGCCGACCCCGTCGCGCGGGTGTTCCGATTGTACGGCCTGCTCGCGCCGGTCCGGCGGGGCGACGGCGGCGGCCTCTCGATTTCGGTTCCCGGCGCGGGGCTGACACGCAGCCGCGAGCGACTCGGCGCCGACGACGTGGCGTTCGTCGTCGCGCTCCTCTGGGTGACGACGTTCGACGGCCTCGTCGTCACCGTCGCGTGGGGGGGGCGTCCTCGCCGCCGCGGCTCCGGTC contains these protein-coding regions:
- a CDS encoding RAD55 family ATPase — encoded protein: MSRLATGIDVLDRQLGGGIPAGSIVHLAADPASQSELFLHELTTTRGTLWLTTIRSAEAVSDALDRSPGPAGTPTVRDVGGDAPLDTANSLVRDLPEGANLIIDVADVLERNESARYRKFLNDLQTHMVNTRGLTVLHGLKGESVPDNRDLTEHMADVVFDLDTKIDGSEIVNRLAVPKFRGGRALDETIKLRLAERVSVDTSRDIA
- a CDS encoding YlbF family regulator — translated: MSTQTTRLEELGRELGEAIADHPKYEAYEEAKAAVEADDDVQELITEFNQLREEFNVSRQMGEATQEGLRKVQAAQEELHSEPVMEEYLLAQAELVGELEKINEAISEPLAVDFGGEAGGCCND
- a CDS encoding DUF7546 family protein is translated as MATSYAGRLDPRHAPRLWWLAALCWVEALAVGAYLSAAPGRVESLRYLFYPFVWITVGAAAVLWTEPPRARPGAPAS
- a CDS encoding alpha/beta hydrolase, producing MSDIPLEHVHVEPSEPGDGPAPAVVLLHGRGSNEQDLLSIAQEFPDHVHVVSLRAPDRLQGGYTWYELDLSGGGLHESQPHAEQFERSRNLVREAIAGAVEAYDIDPDRIGLLGFSQGAITSLSLLLDDPDDYAWVVALHGYLADSHADLDPDGIAGKPVFVGGGSMDQIIPTSRVERAAERLRELGADVTANVYNAPHGVGPDELQDVVAFVDAHV
- a CDS encoding MinD/ParA family ATP-binding protein, which codes for MLAIAGGKGGSGKTTTTLGLASALDGPVLAVDADRDMPNLHTMAGVGRPVDAASGAPVREPSVRSHPTDSTVSVLPAPAGTDDDAFERWLRTAAGDERRAVVDCPAGAGPDAAVPLRVADGVVVVSPLCAPALRDAAKTAAMARALGTPVVGCVISRSRVAPEAVSDLVGAPVLGTVPEESSPVLTRPTVRAAYRRIADKIPGKK
- a CDS encoding FKBP-type peptidyl-prolyl cis-trans isomerase — protein: MSDEQQAEAEQVDEEVESGIQDGDFVRLAYTVRTIEDGDVVDTTDKEVAEEAEIDVEGYEFEPRVVIVGAGHVFPEVDEALIGAEAGDEDTVEIPAVDAFGEYDEDEVRTVSANKIDEDDRYPGAQVTIDGDQGRLETIIGGRARVNFNHPLAGEDLEYEYEVLELVDDREEQASGLLGMYLQQAPEVWIQTDEVEEEQVVESDDDDEDAEPETETVTVEKDTLYIEATPQMTMNQQWMFSKQQIAQDIMQRLDIDRVIVQETIEGGLGGMGGMMGGAGGADIEEAIEDVDIDADELAAELDADEE